In a genomic window of Helianthus annuus cultivar XRQ/B chromosome 10, HanXRQr2.0-SUNRISE, whole genome shotgun sequence:
- the LOC110882140 gene encoding auxin-responsive protein SAUR64: MLTPKKLVKMARKWRRVAAKGDSTLAHKGHFVVYTADNNRFVIPLHYLNNNIFRVLLKMSEDEFGLPTNGPITLPCDSSLMKYIVYVFERALTIELEALLVSIAANRCNSIDQGTKNEKSMLLCGF; the protein is encoded by the coding sequence ATGCTGACGCCGAAAAAGCTTGtgaaaatggcaagaaaatggcGTAGAGTGGCTGCCAAAGGTGATTCAACATTGGCCCACAAAGGCCATTTTGTTGTCTATACTGCGGATAACAATCGTTTTGTGATACCGTTACATTATCTTAATAACAACATCTTTCGTGTGCTCTTGAAGATGTCAGAGGATGAGTTTGGCTTGCCAACGAATGGACCAATCACGTTGCCTTGTGACTCAAGCCTCATGAAGTATATTGTGTATGTTTTTGAACGAGCTTTGACAATAGAACTTGAGGCTCTACTCGTTTCAATCGCTGCAAATAGATGTAATTCTATAGATCAAGGAACCAAGAATGAGAAAAGCATGTTACTTTGTGGTTTCTAA